One Sphingobacteriales bacterium genomic window carries:
- a CDS encoding glycosyltransferase encodes MTTSKQKTRIALAVVNDLHYDQRMQRICHTLAGAGYEVTLIGRMLPTSQPLPAKGSFHTLRFRYPVQKGKLFYILHNLALLWHYLWHRYDIYVANDLDTAPAAIVAARLKGAKLVYDAHEYFPQLPEVVSRPVVRRIWTLVEQWLVPRADACYTVSHAYSDIFKQKYQKHFDIIRNATVLEDKHFPQKPHEPPYILYQGAVNVGRGVEEMIAAMQYVRHPLQLWICGRGDVLETCQMLAKEKGVAERVVFKGWVEPALLKNITLHATLGFTFFTKDGESYYYSLANRFFDYFHNGIPQLCVDFPEYARINAEYGMAILTDNLEPQHLAKLIDDLLGNPLLYGQLQQNCLAARLHLNWQQEAEKLLQIYARLAPK; translated from the coding sequence ATGACAACGAGTAAGCAAAAAACGCGTATCGCCTTAGCGGTGGTCAATGATTTGCACTACGACCAACGTATGCAAAGGATATGCCACACTTTGGCGGGTGCTGGCTACGAAGTAACCCTCATCGGCAGAATGTTGCCCACCTCGCAGCCTTTGCCCGCCAAGGGGTCGTTTCACACGTTGCGCTTCCGCTATCCTGTGCAAAAAGGAAAATTGTTTTATATATTGCACAATCTGGCTTTGCTGTGGCATTATCTGTGGCATCGCTACGATATTTATGTCGCCAACGACTTGGATACCGCTCCGGCGGCGATAGTGGCAGCACGCCTCAAAGGGGCAAAGTTGGTGTATGATGCGCACGAGTATTTTCCGCAACTGCCCGAAGTGGTGAGCCGCCCTGTGGTGCGCCGTATCTGGACACTCGTGGAGCAGTGGCTCGTGCCGCGTGCCGATGCTTGCTATACCGTGAGCCACGCTTACAGCGATATTTTTAAACAGAAATACCAAAAGCATTTTGATATTATCCGCAATGCTACGGTGCTGGAAGACAAACACTTTCCCCAAAAGCCCCACGAGCCGCCTTATATTTTGTATCAGGGGGCAGTGAATGTGGGCAGAGGTGTAGAAGAAATGATAGCGGCTATGCAATATGTACGCCACCCCCTGCAATTGTGGATTTGCGGGCGCGGCGATGTGTTGGAAACCTGCCAAATGCTGGCGAAAGAAAAAGGAGTAGCCGAGCGCGTGGTTTTTAAAGGTTGGGTGGAGCCTGCTTTGCTCAAAAACATTACTTTACACGCTACTTTGGGTTTTACTTTTTTTACAAAAGACGGCGAAAGTTATTATTATTCCCTCGCCAACCGCTTTTTTGATTATTTCCACAATGGCATACCTCAATTGTGTGTTGATTTTCCCGAATATGCCCGCATCAATGCCGAGTACGGTATGGCGATACTGACGGATAATTTAGAGCCGCAGCATTTGGCAAAATTAATAGATGATTTGTTGGGTAATCCTTTGTTGTACGGACAGTTACAACAAAATTGTCTTGCAGCCCGCTTGCATCTGAACTGGCAACAAGAAGCCGAAAAACTGTTGCAGATATACGCCCGCCTTGCTCCCAAATAA
- a CDS encoding KUP/HAK/KT family potassium transporter, with protein sequence MSHQHNSSKVTLETLLVALGIIYGDIGTSPLYALKAVVGNREISEMLVYGGVSAIFWTLVFQTTIKYVWITLQADNQGEGGIFSLYALVKRFGKKLSYIAMLGATTLLVDGIITPPISVASAVEGLGNVPGLEHLFLPGSQATVAAVVLILSVLFFVQRFGTQIIGKSFGPIMAVWFTMIWVVGASQIVHHPDIIKALNPYYAYELLLHYPNGFWLLGAVFLCTTGAEALYSDLGHCGLKNIRLSWIYVKTSLIICYLGQASWLMHQGDPLLKGRNPFFEMMPHWFLLPSIIIATLAAIIASQALISGSFTLISEAINLNFWPRVAVRQPSNSKGQIFIPSINLLLWLGCLAVVLYFRSSEHMEGAYGFFITLTMLMTTVLLAVYLLYIKKWNKILVAGLITLFTIIELSFFVANVIKLKHSFPLLIIAFACLSIMYIWYNARKINNRLVKFVNFKDYISKLEELSQDLSIPKFATHLIYLTKANQEKQIEEKIMTSIFSKNPKRADVYWFFHIDRTNEPYTLEYDIMELVNDKIIKINLYVGFRVQPKSELYFKRIVKDLVKRKELDLHISPDGSTKYNPDPDFKFVIIHRFLSVENEFSLKDDILLNGYFFLKNLSQSDEKAFGLDRNDVVTEYTPLVYTPMTIKSLVRRERKQLFNDNE encoded by the coding sequence ATGAGCCATCAACATAATTCAAGTAAAGTAACCTTGGAAACTTTACTCGTTGCATTGGGAATTATTTACGGCGACATTGGCACCAGCCCCCTTTACGCGCTCAAAGCCGTAGTGGGCAACCGCGAAATATCGGAGATGTTGGTGTATGGCGGCGTATCGGCGATTTTTTGGACTTTGGTTTTTCAAACTACCATCAAATATGTATGGATAACGCTTCAGGCGGATAATCAGGGCGAAGGCGGTATTTTTTCGCTGTATGCTTTGGTGAAGCGTTTTGGAAAAAAACTCAGCTACATTGCCATGCTGGGAGCTACTACCCTACTCGTGGACGGTATCATTACGCCGCCTATTTCGGTGGCTTCGGCGGTAGAGGGTTTGGGTAATGTGCCGGGGTTAGAGCATTTGTTTTTACCCGGCAGTCAGGCTACCGTGGCGGCGGTGGTACTTATTTTGTCTGTTTTATTTTTTGTTCAACGCTTCGGCACACAAATTATCGGCAAATCTTTTGGTCCGATAATGGCGGTATGGTTTACGATGATTTGGGTGGTAGGTGCTTCTCAAATAGTGCATCACCCCGATATTATCAAAGCCTTGAATCCGTATTATGCCTACGAGTTGCTGTTGCACTATCCAAACGGATTTTGGTTGTTGGGTGCGGTATTTTTGTGTACCACCGGAGCCGAAGCCTTGTACTCTGATTTGGGGCATTGCGGTTTGAAAAATATCCGTTTGAGTTGGATTTATGTAAAAACAAGCCTGATAATATGCTATTTGGGACAGGCTTCGTGGCTTATGCACCAAGGCGACCCCTTGCTCAAAGGGCGCAATCCTTTTTTTGAAATGATGCCACACTGGTTCTTGTTGCCCAGTATTATTATTGCTACTTTGGCTGCCATTATTGCTTCGCAGGCACTCATCAGCGGCAGTTTTACACTGATTAGCGAGGCTATCAACTTAAATTTTTGGCCTCGTGTTGCCGTGCGGCAGCCTTCCAACAGCAAAGGGCAGATTTTTATTCCGAGTATCAATTTATTGTTGTGGTTGGGCTGTTTGGCAGTGGTGCTGTATTTCCGTTCATCGGAGCACATGGAAGGTGCTTATGGGTTTTTTATCACCCTTACGATGCTCATGACGACTGTTTTGCTGGCAGTGTATTTACTGTATATCAAAAAATGGAATAAAATATTGGTTGCCGGATTAATTACTTTGTTTACTATTATAGAGCTTTCTTTTTTTGTTGCGAATGTCATCAAACTCAAACATAGTTTTCCGCTTTTAATTATCGCATTTGCCTGCTTATCTATTATGTATATTTGGTATAATGCACGCAAAATCAACAATCGTTTGGTGAAATTTGTGAATTTTAAAGATTATATCTCCAAATTAGAGGAGTTGAGCCAAGACCTCAGTATCCCGAAATTTGCCACGCATCTTATTTATCTCACCAAAGCCAATCAGGAAAAGCAAATAGAGGAAAAAATAATGACTTCTATTTTCTCCAAAAACCCCAAGCGCGCCGATGTGTATTGGTTCTTTCATATTGACCGCACCAATGAGCCTTATACGCTGGAATATGATATTATGGAGTTGGTAAATGATAAAATTATCAAAATAAACTTGTATGTGGGTTTTCGGGTGCAGCCGAAATCGGAGTTGTATTTTAAGCGTATTGTAAAAGATTTGGTAAAAAGAAAGGAACTTGATTTGCATATCAGCCCCGATGGTTCTACCAAATACAACCCCGACCCTGATTTTAAATTTGTCATCATTCATCGCTTTTTATCGGTTGAAAATGAGTTTTCGCTGAAAGATGATATTTTGCTCAACGGTTATTTCTTTCTCAAAAATTTAAGCCAAAGCGATGAAAAGGCTTTCGGCTTGGATAGAAATGATGTAGTAACCGAATATACACCGCTGGTTTATACGCCTATGACGATAAAGTCCTTAGTAAGGCGCGAGCGCAAGCAGCTATTCAATGACAACGAGTAA
- the uvrB gene encoding excinuclease ABC subunit UvrB: MAFELISPYTPQGDQPEAIRQLVEGIRQHEKHQTLLGVTGSGKTFTMANVIEQVQKPTLILSHNKTLVAQLYGEFRQFFPNNAVEYFVSYYDYYQPEAYISVSDTYIEKDLAINAEVEKLRLKTTSSLLSGRRDVIVVASVSCIYGLGNPTEYRENTIRLAQGDKIGRNAFLHALVSSLYSRNEVEFERGNFRVRGDTVDIFLPYADHAVRVVFFGNEIENLEIFDPETGKTLQQVPHVAVFPANLYLTPQNQMVQILHEIQDELNAQVAYFRANGKEAEAARLWERTNFDLEMIRELGYCSGIENYSRFLDRRAQGTRPFCLLDFFPDDFLMIIDESHVTMPQLRAMYGGDRARKMSLVEYGFRLPSALDNRPLNFSEFELMMPQIIYVSATPADYELTQSGGVVIEQVVRPTGLLDPPIEVRPCLHQIDDLLGEIEERSQQNERVLVTTLTKRMAEELNKYLLRMNIKSRYIHSDVETLERIEIIRDLRLGEFDVLIGVNLLREGLDLPEVSLVAILDADKEGFLRNERSLIQTAGRAARNANGKVLMYADKMTHSMQRAIDETLRKRNKQIAYNEAHGISPTTVLKSKEQIMMQTSVLDIRGTLQNNNETAYSEPQTLSIAADPVVQYMSVPQLEKSIAEVRKNMEAAAKELDFIKAAHYRDEMYALQQLLKEKSSS; encoded by the coding sequence ATGGCTTTTGAATTGATTTCGCCTTATACACCACAAGGCGACCAGCCCGAAGCGATTCGGCAATTGGTAGAGGGCATACGCCAACACGAAAAACACCAGACTTTGCTGGGAGTAACGGGTAGCGGCAAAACATTTACGATGGCAAACGTGATTGAGCAGGTGCAAAAACCCACGCTCATTCTCAGCCACAACAAAACTTTAGTGGCACAGTTGTACGGCGAGTTCCGGCAGTTTTTTCCAAATAATGCGGTAGAGTATTTTGTATCATACTACGATTATTATCAGCCCGAAGCCTATATTTCCGTTTCGGATACTTATATTGAAAAAGATTTGGCTATTAATGCCGAAGTAGAAAAACTCCGCCTCAAAACCACTTCTTCGCTGCTGTCGGGGCGGCGCGATGTTATTGTAGTGGCTTCGGTATCGTGTATTTATGGTTTGGGCAATCCCACCGAATATCGCGAAAATACAATTCGTTTGGCGCAAGGCGACAAAATAGGGCGCAATGCTTTTTTGCACGCCCTCGTATCTTCGCTCTACTCGCGCAACGAAGTAGAATTTGAACGCGGTAATTTCAGGGTGCGCGGCGACACTGTTGATATTTTTCTGCCCTACGCCGACCACGCCGTGCGGGTGGTTTTTTTCGGCAATGAGATAGAAAACCTCGAAATATTTGACCCCGAAACCGGAAAAACCTTACAACAAGTGCCGCATGTGGCGGTTTTTCCTGCCAATTTATACCTCACTCCGCAAAATCAAATGGTGCAGATTTTGCACGAAATTCAAGACGAACTCAATGCACAGGTGGCTTATTTCAGAGCCAACGGCAAAGAAGCCGAAGCCGCCCGTCTGTGGGAGCGCACCAATTTTGATTTGGAAATGATACGCGAACTTGGCTACTGCTCCGGCATAGAAAATTATTCCCGATTTTTAGACCGCCGCGCACAAGGCACACGTCCTTTTTGTCTGCTGGATTTTTTTCCTGATGATTTTTTGATGATAATTGACGAGAGCCACGTCACCATGCCGCAGTTGCGGGCGATGTACGGCGGCGACCGCGCCCGCAAAATGAGTTTGGTAGAGTACGGCTTCCGCCTTCCTTCGGCTTTGGATAACCGACCTTTGAATTTTTCAGAGTTTGAGTTGATGATGCCGCAGATTATTTATGTGTCGGCAACGCCCGCCGATTACGAACTCACGCAAAGCGGCGGTGTGGTAATAGAGCAGGTAGTGCGCCCTACCGGTTTGCTCGACCCGCCCATAGAAGTGCGCCCCTGTTTGCACCAGATTGATGATTTATTGGGTGAAATTGAAGAGCGAAGCCAACAAAATGAACGCGTTTTGGTGACAACCCTCACCAAGCGTATGGCAGAAGAACTCAATAAATATTTGCTGCGAATGAACATCAAAAGCCGCTACATACACTCCGATGTAGAAACGCTGGAGCGCATAGAAATTATCCGCGACCTGCGTTTGGGTGAATTTGATGTGCTCATCGGCGTAAATTTGCTGCGCGAAGGTTTGGATTTGCCCGAAGTGTCTTTGGTGGCTATTTTAGATGCCGACAAAGAGGGTTTTTTGCGCAACGAACGCTCCTTGATACAAACGGCGGGTCGTGCTGCCCGCAACGCCAACGGCAAAGTGCTGATGTATGCCGATAAAATGACACACTCTATGCAGCGCGCCATTGACGAAACCCTGCGCAAACGCAATAAACAAATCGCTTATAACGAGGCACACGGCATTTCGCCGACTACGGTACTCAAAAGCAAAGAGCAAATAATGATGCAAACTTCGGTGCTGGATATTCGCGGTACGCTGCAAAATAACAACGAAACCGCCTATTCGGAGCCACAAACTTTATCCATAGCCGCCGATCCGGTGGTGCAGTATATGAGTGTGCCGCAGTTGGAAAAATCTATAGCCGAAGTGCGCAAAAACATGGAAGCCGCCGCCAAAGAATTGGATTTTATCAAAGCCGCCCACTACCGCGATGAAATGTATGCCTTGCAGCAATTACTGAAAGAAAAATCTTCATCCTAA
- a CDS encoding YihY/virulence factor BrkB family protein, with amino-acid sequence MNKSSPVGKKNVADTLNAISKKSEQFHQTYFQGLSFWQIARFLLRKALSEPLQTRSAAISFNVFLSIFPMIIVFSQLIALFPVKTVESTLYGLLRQGMPDSSYRFLMDIVKSITSLKTRTGGIVSVGFLMTLIFASNGINALISAFARKDFKLKRQTFIVRRFTAIYITLLLMLLMLVTISILIFGQLYINKFLSAIYMISSVTYLILSLFKWTIIFLLVLNIVSVIYYLAPPVKHNWSYFSGGSMLTTLLIIVASYVFSYYIQLVQSFNALYGSLGAIIVLMLWIYINCLLLLVGYELNVALALRTERLKAKEKKQT; translated from the coding sequence ATGAATAAATCGTCGCCTGTGGGCAAAAAAAACGTTGCTGATACACTGAACGCGATTTCCAAAAAATCGGAACAGTTTCATCAAACGTACTTTCAGGGGCTGAGTTTTTGGCAAATTGCGCGTTTTTTATTGCGTAAGGCACTGAGCGAACCACTCCAAACGCGCTCGGCAGCTATATCGTTCAATGTGTTTTTGTCCATTTTTCCGATGATTATCGTTTTTTCGCAACTCATCGCGCTGTTTCCCGTAAAAACCGTTGAAAGCACCCTGTATGGCTTACTTCGTCAGGGAATGCCCGACAGTTCGTATCGCTTTTTGATGGATATTGTAAAAAGTATCACCTCCCTCAAAACACGCACCGGCGGCATTGTATCGGTGGGGTTTTTGATGACGCTCATCTTCGCCTCCAACGGCATCAACGCCCTCATCAGTGCTTTTGCCCGCAAAGATTTTAAACTAAAACGACAAACTTTTATTGTACGCCGCTTTACAGCTATCTATATCACTTTGCTGCTGATGTTACTGATGCTCGTCACTATCAGTATTTTGATTTTCGGACAATTATATATCAACAAATTTTTAAGTGCCATTTATATGATTTCTTCGGTGACTTATCTCATTTTGTCGCTGTTTAAATGGACGATTATATTTTTGCTGGTACTCAATATTGTATCAGTTATTTATTATTTAGCTCCTCCTGTCAAGCACAACTGGTCGTATTTTTCGGGCGGCTCTATGCTCACCACTTTGCTCATTATCGTTGCCTCTTACGTTTTTTCTTATTATATTCAGTTGGTTCAAAGTTTCAATGCTTTGTATGGCTCCTTGGGGGCTATCATCGTGCTGATGCTGTGGATTTATATTAATTGTCTGCTGCTATTAGTGGGCTACGAACTCAATGTGGCTTTGGCATTGCGCACGGAGCGTTTGAAGGCAAAAGAAAAAAAACAAACTTAA
- a CDS encoding tetratricopeptide repeat protein, producing MAYYEDYSEDLGQEHTDELVELFETMQRSNKSFYFDQSSYEQIIEHYEEQVLYDKALKAAEQALLQHPYSAFFLSKKALFLLETQTDVADEALQLLAQAKMYDRTESEIYLLEGEVYLEQGNMEDALESIAAGRQYADEENIIDFYMLEADVYEVQGNFQKVFELLSQVLHIDPEYEEALERISFIIEEAEMYEQGIALHEQLCGVYPFSKWAWLNLGKAYAGIEQYEKSLDAFGYALAIDKSFEPALRESGDAHYELEQYEQALDCFLQAQQQAPRDADLLCAIGWCHFEIKNLSKSVFYFKKALISNESHADAKYGMAMVHKEKEEWQTALMYCKQAAKSEPDIADYGAACAEIYLRLGDVKQSIAYYVKTMERHPTNTELWLQLALLLFNLEDYEDTWFMIEKAMSLFPEQAEFLYLAFAVKYQTHEIPESYAFLEQALERNYSLHPYMFHLMPSLQENQRITQMIEAHRL from the coding sequence ATGGCTTATTACGAAGATTACAGCGAAGATTTGGGACAAGAACATACCGATGAATTAGTGGAGTTGTTTGAGACGATGCAGCGCAGCAATAAAAGTTTTTATTTTGACCAAAGCAGTTATGAACAAATCATAGAACATTATGAAGAACAAGTGCTGTACGATAAAGCACTGAAAGCCGCCGAACAAGCCTTATTACAACATCCCTATTCAGCTTTTTTTCTTTCCAAAAAAGCACTTTTTTTATTAGAAACACAAACTGATGTCGCTGATGAAGCCTTACAATTATTGGCGCAGGCAAAAATGTACGACCGCACCGAAAGCGAAATCTATTTGTTGGAAGGGGAAGTGTATCTGGAACAAGGAAATATGGAGGATGCTTTGGAAAGTATCGCAGCAGGCAGGCAGTATGCCGATGAAGAAAATATCATAGATTTTTATATGCTCGAAGCCGATGTGTATGAAGTACAGGGCAATTTTCAGAAAGTATTTGAATTGTTGAGTCAGGTATTACATATAGACCCCGAATATGAAGAAGCCTTAGAGCGTATCAGTTTTATTATTGAAGAAGCCGAAATGTACGAACAAGGCATCGCTTTGCACGAGCAATTATGCGGGGTTTATCCATTTTCAAAATGGGCTTGGCTAAATTTGGGTAAAGCATACGCCGGTATAGAGCAATACGAAAAATCTTTAGATGCTTTTGGCTATGCTTTGGCAATTGATAAATCTTTTGAACCGGCACTGCGCGAAAGTGGAGATGCACATTATGAGTTGGAGCAATACGAACAGGCATTGGATTGTTTTTTACAAGCCCAACAACAAGCTCCCCGTGATGCGGATTTGTTGTGTGCCATAGGTTGGTGTCATTTTGAAATAAAAAACCTAAGCAAATCTGTTTTTTATTTCAAAAAAGCACTCATTTCCAATGAATCCCACGCCGATGCAAAATACGGTATGGCAATGGTGCACAAAGAAAAAGAAGAATGGCAAACGGCTTTGATGTATTGTAAACAAGCTGCTAAATCAGAACCCGATATTGCCGATTACGGGGCTGCCTGTGCCGAAATCTATTTGCGACTGGGCGATGTAAAACAAAGTATTGCGTATTATGTCAAAACAATGGAACGCCACCCCACCAATACTGAGTTGTGGTTGCAATTAGCATTGTTATTGTTTAATCTGGAAGATTATGAAGATACTTGGTTTATGATTGAAAAAGCAATGTCGCTGTTTCCGGAGCAAGCCGAATTTTTGTATTTGGCTTTTGCTGTTAAATATCAAACCCACGAAATTCCCGAATCCTATGCTTTCTTGGAGCAGGCTTTGGAGCGTAACTACAGTTTGCACCCTTATATGTTTCATCTAATGCCTTCTTTGCAAGAGAATCAACGCATTACACAAATGATAGAAGCCCATCGATTGTAG